The sequence below is a genomic window from Streptosporangium lutulentum.
CGGCTCATCGACCCCCGTCGTGACGCGCGCCGCCCTCGCCCCGTCGCTCGTCGCGGGCCGGGGAGCCGATGTCGACTTCGCCGAGCAGGAGGCGGAGAACGCCGCGACGAACGGCACGACCATCGGCCCTGACCGCACCGCGTACACGCTGCCGTCGGAGGCGTCCGGCCGTAGGGCGGTCAAGCTGACGGCCGGGCAGCACGTCGAGTTCACGCTGCCGAGCAAGGCCAACGCGATCACCGTGCGCTACAGCATTCCGGACGCGCCGGGCGGCGGCGGCATCACCGCGCCGCTCAACGTCACGGTGAACGGCGGGGCCAAGAAGACCATGACCCTCACGTCGCAGTACGCGTGGCTGTACAACCAGTATCCGTTCACGAACGACCCGAACGCCGATCTGCTCCACCCCGACTGGTGGATCACCGAGTGCGCCTGCGTGCCCAACGCCACGACGCCGGCCCCGACGATCACGAAGCCGTTCCGTCCGACGCACTTCTACGACGAGCAGCGGCTCCTGCTCGGCAAGACGTACCGCGCGGGTGACAAGGTGCGGCTCACGGTCCCCGCGGGGAGCAACGCCGCGTGGACGGTCATCGACCTGCTCGACTCGGAGCTCGTCGGCGCGCCGCACGTCAGGCTCCTCGCGGCGAACGTGCTGGCGTTCGGCGCCGACCCGTCCGGCCGGCGCGACTCGGCCGACGCGTTCGACAAGGCGATCGCCTTCGCCAAGCGCAGCCGTCTCAAGGTCTACATCCCGCCGGGCACCTTCCAGGTGAACCGCCACATCATCGTCGACAACGTGACGATTGAGGGCGCCGGCAACTGGTACACGATCATCAAGGGCCGCGAGGTCGCCCTCGGCACCCCGGCCCCCGACGGCTCGGTGCACACCGGCGTCGGTTTCTACGGCAAGGACGCGTCGGCCGGCGGCAGCAAGAACGTCCACCTGTCCGGCTTCGCCATCGAGGGTGACGTCCGCGAGCGCATCGACACCGACCAGGTGAACGGCATCGGCGGGGCGCTGAGCGACTCGACCGTCGACGGCCTCCACATCCGCCACACCAAGGTGGGCATGTGGTTCGACGGGCCGATGAAGAACCTGAAGATCACGAACAACGTCATCGTCGACCAGATCGCCGACGCCCTCAACTTCCACGGCGGTGTCACGGACTCGGTCGTGTCGAACAACTTCGTCCGCAACACCGGTGACGACGGCCTCGCCCTGTGGTCCGAGAAGATCGCCAACGCCCGCAACACGTTCGACCGCAACACCGTGCAGACGCCGACCCTCGCGAACGGCATCGCCGTCTACGGCGGTACGGACAACACCGTCTCGAACAACCTCGTCGCCGACCCGATCCGCGAGGGCAGCGGCATCCACGTCGGCTCCCGCTTCGGCGCCGAGGCGTTCGCCGGGCAGCTGTCGATCAAGGACAACACCACCGCCCGGGCCGGCACGTACGAGCTGAACTGGAACATCGGCCTGGGGGCCATCTGGCTCTACGCGCTCGACAAGAACATCGAGGCGGACATCCAGGTGGTCGGGAACCACTTCCTCGACAACACCTACAACGCGATCATGCTGGTCAGCGACTGGGGAGTGAAGGACCTTTACTCGATCACGAACGTCCACTTCAAGGACATCAGGGTCGACGGCACCGGAACCTCGGTGGTCAGCGCCCGGGTGAAGGGGTCCGCCTCCTTCGAGAACGTGGACGCCCGCAACGTCGGCGCGGTCGGCGTCAACAACTGCGGCTCGTTCAACTTCCCGCCCACCGGTTCGGAGTTCTCGCTGACGGACCTCGGCGGCAACGACGGCGGCGGCACCACCGGAGCCTGGCTCGCCCCGTGGATGCTGCCGAACACCATCACCTGCGACGACCGCCCGCCGGTCGTCGCGCCTCCGGCGCCGTCCCCGTGGTGACCCTCCACCGGGCGCGCCTCTAACCGGGAAACGCGTCTCCGAGAGCGGGGAAAGCACGTTTCCGGGAGCCGGAAAAGGAGTGACCCCGGGGCCTGCCCCGGCCCCGGGGTCCGAACGGCGGTGCCGCCCGGCGGACGTCCGGGCCGCCCGCCGGGCACCACCGGTCCGCGCATACCATTCAGCGGTGGATGTTCTGGAGCCGGAGGAGTGGCAGGCCCGGGCGGAGGCCCACCGCCGACGGGTCGAGGTGTGGGCGGCCCCGCACCTGGCGCGCAGGGCGCGGGGCGAGACCCATCCCATCGAGGACTTCCTGTTCACCTACTACGGGCACCGGCCGGCGCGGCTGCGGCAGTGGCATCCGGGCGCCGGAGTGGTCCTGAAGGGGGCACGCGACTTCGGCCGCGACTACCTCGACATCCCCGAGGGGGCCGTGCTCGACACCGCGGCGCTGATGGACAGGCGCGGGGACTCCGTCGCGTGGATCGCGCGACTGCTGGCCGCCACCGCGTCACGGCCGGCGTTCCTGGGCTGCTTCGGCCTGCACGAGTGGGCGATGGTCTACAAGACCACGGAGGTACGGCACGACTCCTGGCCGCTGCGGCTCAGCGGGGAGGAGATCGCGGAGGTGGTGGACCAGCGGGGCGTGCGGTGCGGCCATTTCGACGCGTTCCGCTTCTTCACCCCGGAGGCGCGCCCGCTCAACGCGCTGCAGCCGACGCGGCAGCTGCAGGAGGAGCTGGAGCAGCCGGGCTGCCTGCACGCCAACATGGACCTGTACAAGTGGGCGTACAAGCTGTCGCCGCTGGTGAGCGGCGAGCTGGTCGCCGACTGCTTCATGCTGGCCCGGGACATCCGCGCCGTGGACATGCGGGCCAGTCCGTACGACCTGAGCTCGCTCGGCCATCGGGCGATCCGGATCGAGACCCCCGAGGGACGCGCCGAGTACGCCGCCGAACAGCGGGGGTTCGCCGAGCGGGCGCGGCCGCAGCGGCAACGCCTGCTCGACGCCTGCGAACGCCTGCTCGCCGGCACCCGCCCCTGAACCGCTGTCCGTAGACGGCACGA
It includes:
- a CDS encoding glycosyl hydrolase family 28-related protein — protein: MTAVTVGLSVVLGGPALADRGPNGSSTPVVTRAALAPSLVAGRGADVDFAEQEAENAATNGTTIGPDRTAYTLPSEASGRRAVKLTAGQHVEFTLPSKANAITVRYSIPDAPGGGGITAPLNVTVNGGAKKTMTLTSQYAWLYNQYPFTNDPNADLLHPDWWITECACVPNATTPAPTITKPFRPTHFYDEQRLLLGKTYRAGDKVRLTVPAGSNAAWTVIDLLDSELVGAPHVRLLAANVLAFGADPSGRRDSADAFDKAIAFAKRSRLKVYIPPGTFQVNRHIIVDNVTIEGAGNWYTIIKGREVALGTPAPDGSVHTGVGFYGKDASAGGSKNVHLSGFAIEGDVRERIDTDQVNGIGGALSDSTVDGLHIRHTKVGMWFDGPMKNLKITNNVIVDQIADALNFHGGVTDSVVSNNFVRNTGDDGLALWSEKIANARNTFDRNTVQTPTLANGIAVYGGTDNTVSNNLVADPIREGSGIHVGSRFGAEAFAGQLSIKDNTTARAGTYELNWNIGLGAIWLYALDKNIEADIQVVGNHFLDNTYNAIMLVSDWGVKDLYSITNVHFKDIRVDGTGTSVVSARVKGSASFENVDARNVGAVGVNNCGSFNFPPTGSEFSLTDLGGNDGGGTTGAWLAPWMLPNTITCDDRPPVVAPPAPSPW
- a CDS encoding 3-methyladenine DNA glycosylase, which produces MDVLEPEEWQARAEAHRRRVEVWAAPHLARRARGETHPIEDFLFTYYGHRPARLRQWHPGAGVVLKGARDFGRDYLDIPEGAVLDTAALMDRRGDSVAWIARLLAATASRPAFLGCFGLHEWAMVYKTTEVRHDSWPLRLSGEEIAEVVDQRGVRCGHFDAFRFFTPEARPLNALQPTRQLQEELEQPGCLHANMDLYKWAYKLSPLVSGELVADCFMLARDIRAVDMRASPYDLSSLGHRAIRIETPEGRAEYAAEQRGFAERARPQRQRLLDACERLLAGTRP